One genomic segment of Vibrio sp. SCSIO 43136 includes these proteins:
- a CDS encoding DUF3574 domain-containing protein, with protein MLINKFAMPVVVAMLLAIAPIKANANDVYQVQLYFGLSIPAGGVVTSQQWQNFVVDTIEPQFDGFNIVDSVGYWKAEPEDSKIVTIILNAQDLHKAEAIAQVYAKRFDQDSVMLVKTGVEQWEFISGSGVQ; from the coding sequence ATGTTAATAAATAAATTCGCAATGCCAGTGGTTGTTGCGATGCTATTGGCGATCGCACCGATAAAAGCGAACGCCAACGATGTGTATCAAGTACAACTTTACTTCGGCTTATCGATCCCAGCCGGAGGTGTAGTCACGTCACAGCAGTGGCAGAACTTTGTTGTTGATACCATCGAACCACAGTTTGATGGGTTCAATATAGTCGACTCGGTAGGGTATTGGAAAGCCGAGCCTGAAGATTCAAAGATAGTGACTATCATACTCAATGCTCAAGATCTTCATAAGGCTGAGGCTATTGCACAGGTCTATGCTAAGCGCTTTGATCAAGACTCAGTGATGCTAGTAAAAACTGGGGTAGAGCAGTGGGAGTTCATCTCAGGGAGTGGGGTTCAATAG
- a CDS encoding DUF4037 domain-containing protein, producing the protein MESDLAALVTHFSQLEQVEAIALGGSHSTQMNDELSDYDVYIYTSEPIPVALREQITAEHCVEMELDNQYWETEDDGRLNSGTEIEILYRSIDWLDEVLDKQVFKYQASTGYSTCFWSNLTNCQILYDRDKKLTRLQAKYRVDYPVELAHAIITKNFPLLRDAFPAYATQIKKALQRNDIISVHHRLTEYLASYFDILFALNQLPHPGEKRLLDVAKRWCPHLPQDFEHNIEQLLYLAGIQSEELPMLLHHTTLALEQLITQVYKGDRDRVFQA; encoded by the coding sequence ATGGAATCAGATTTAGCCGCACTTGTGACCCACTTTTCTCAGCTTGAGCAGGTAGAAGCCATCGCTTTAGGTGGCTCTCATAGCACTCAGATGAATGACGAGCTGTCCGATTATGATGTCTATATTTACACCTCAGAGCCAATTCCTGTCGCACTACGGGAACAGATCACCGCAGAACATTGCGTTGAAATGGAGCTGGACAACCAGTATTGGGAAACCGAGGATGATGGTCGACTAAACTCGGGCACGGAAATAGAGATCTTATACCGAAGTATCGATTGGCTCGATGAGGTATTGGATAAGCAGGTATTTAAGTATCAAGCCAGCACGGGATACAGCACCTGTTTTTGGTCCAATCTTACCAACTGTCAAATCCTCTATGATCGAGACAAAAAGCTCACTCGGTTGCAAGCGAAGTACCGTGTTGATTACCCAGTTGAGCTTGCCCATGCCATCATTACTAAGAATTTTCCTCTGCTAAGGGATGCTTTTCCTGCCTATGCCACTCAGATAAAGAAGGCGCTGCAACGCAACGACATTATCAGTGTGCACCATCGACTCACCGAGTACTTGGCGAGTTACTTTGATATTTTGTTTGCGCTCAACCAACTGCCTCACCCTGGTGAGAAACGATTACTCGACGTGGCTAAAAGGTGGTGCCCACATCTGCCGCAAGACTTTGAACACAACATTGAACAACTACTTTATCTGGCGGGTATTCAAAGTGAAGAGTTGCCAATGTTGCTGCATCACACCACTCTTGCTTTAGAGCAGTTGATAACACAAGTGTATAAGGGTGATCGAGACAGGGTATTTCAGGCCTGA
- a CDS encoding M23 family metallopeptidase has product MKITPANLVVITLLFLPVLLLGTKKWTDNKQRDAQMELQRIHPELEHIATHTKPYRFPLDSRRLQQGFASFNTAPRFPNLYHAAIDYYADVGEPVYAISDGVVSFSGFMRGYPGLVIIDHERDGLYSLYGHLSMKKPIAPSGKVKQGDILGYIADPSEAFGIGSHSHLHFSIRLGTREEYPQTGEERWMAGYTPTHPVFKRFIDPEKFILLTQR; this is encoded by the coding sequence ATGAAAATTACACCAGCCAATCTTGTGGTCATTACGCTACTTTTTCTACCTGTATTGTTATTGGGTACCAAAAAGTGGACTGATAACAAGCAGCGTGATGCTCAAATGGAGCTACAACGAATACACCCTGAACTTGAGCATATTGCCACTCACACTAAACCTTATCGTTTTCCGTTAGACAGTCGCAGGTTACAACAGGGCTTTGCATCTTTTAATACTGCCCCTCGGTTTCCAAATCTCTATCACGCTGCTATCGATTATTACGCCGATGTCGGTGAGCCTGTGTACGCTATTTCTGATGGAGTTGTTAGTTTTTCAGGCTTTATGCGAGGTTATCCTGGGTTAGTGATTATCGATCATGAGCGGGATGGGCTCTATTCTTTGTATGGTCATTTATCGATGAAAAAGCCGATCGCACCGTCAGGAAAAGTGAAGCAAGGGGATATATTGGGTTATATCGCAGATCCTTCTGAGGCCTTTGGTATAGGAAGTCATTCACATTTACATTTCTCAATTCGACTAGGTACCAGAGAGGAATATCCACAAACGGGTGAAGAAAGGTGGATGGCTGGTTACACACCAACCCATCCAGTATTTAAGCGCTTTATTGACCCTGAGAAGTTCATCTTATTGACTCAAAGGTGA
- a CDS encoding substrate-binding domain-containing protein: MTTLSEVSKHLGLSMATVSRALNGYPEVNEKTRQRVLQAADKLGYRPNSVAQKLATGKSKMVGIMLQSPDELVCAPTFLTELANITNCLGSSGYDLLINSSLQGNNLQALKNFVSKSAVDGLILKAPEVNDERIQFLLDKGIPFVVHGHDTSAAEYAYFDIDNASVATQAVNFLHQLGHSKIAFINSDEKLAYARTRSQAFSTAIEALGLSATDCEIFHCAPEVIAGQELATAIFGADDRPTACICSSTKVAYGLYMAAAEKGLTIGQDISVISHDDGIQHFESREFNPPLTVTHSPLINSSEPIANSIVKLISGTKPSELQTISPVDLIVRQSTGKPLTS; encoded by the coding sequence ATGACGACATTATCTGAAGTATCAAAACATCTTGGATTATCTATGGCCACGGTCAGCCGTGCGCTCAATGGTTATCCCGAAGTTAATGAAAAAACCCGTCAGCGAGTGCTGCAAGCGGCGGACAAACTAGGGTATAGACCTAATAGCGTGGCTCAAAAGCTGGCGACGGGTAAGTCCAAAATGGTCGGTATTATGCTGCAATCACCCGATGAACTGGTATGCGCACCGACGTTTTTAACAGAGTTGGCAAATATCACCAATTGCCTTGGTAGCAGTGGCTACGATCTATTAATCAACTCATCTCTTCAAGGCAACAACTTACAAGCACTAAAGAACTTCGTGTCTAAAAGTGCGGTAGACGGATTGATCCTCAAAGCCCCTGAGGTCAACGATGAACGTATTCAATTTCTATTAGATAAGGGAATACCTTTTGTGGTGCATGGACACGATACCAGCGCTGCTGAGTATGCCTACTTTGATATTGATAATGCATCTGTCGCAACACAGGCAGTTAATTTTCTTCATCAACTAGGCCATAGCAAGATTGCCTTTATCAACTCGGATGAAAAGTTGGCCTATGCAAGGACTCGAAGCCAAGCGTTCTCGACAGCAATTGAAGCGCTCGGCTTGAGCGCCACTGACTGCGAAATCTTTCACTGTGCGCCAGAGGTGATTGCTGGACAAGAATTGGCAACAGCTATCTTTGGCGCAGATGATCGACCAACGGCCTGCATATGTTCCAGCACTAAGGTGGCTTATGGACTGTATATGGCGGCCGCTGAAAAAGGGCTAACCATTGGTCAGGATATCTCGGTGATAAGCCATGATGACGGCATCCAACACTTTGAGAGTCGAGAGTTCAATCCACCTTTGACCGTGACCCATTCACCGCTGATCAATTCGAGCGAACCTATCGCTAACTCTATCGTGAAATTGATCTCGGGAACCAAGCCAAGCGAGCTACAGACGATTTCGCCAGTTGATCTCATCGTTCGACAATCAACGGGTAAACCTTTAACCAGTTAA
- a CDS encoding alpha-amylase family glycosyl hydrolase, protein MEHVSQGGFNHPEWTKDKNIYEVNLRQYTAKGSISAFIEHLPRLKKMGVDILWLMPIHPVGELNRKGSLGSQYAAKDYTALDPSLGTKEDFKQLVETVHQMGMYLIIDWVANHTAWDNVWVKQHPDWYQRDEQGQLFPYTYVDSKKTEYWTDVIGLDYNNKALWDGMLEAMAYWVDTFDIDGFRCDVAGLVPTPFWEFATEKLNQNKHLFMLAEWSTPELHNKAFDMTYDWGFYDLMGEIAQGRAKACDIPDYLASLISVYSQDAYRMVFTTNHDKNSWEASDSEYFGESFKAFSVLAMTLYGMPLIYSGQESYLDKRVEFFEKDPIDWKQYELSDFYTKLLHLKRENEALWNGNYGALPEFIPSDNSEVIHFVRQKNKNRVEVLINLSPKPQTYHHTAQGTLTLEPYQYMIG, encoded by the coding sequence ATGGAACATGTAAGTCAAGGTGGCTTTAACCATCCTGAATGGACAAAAGATAAAAATATCTACGAGGTCAATCTTCGCCAATACACCGCCAAGGGCTCAATTTCGGCATTTATTGAACATCTACCACGGTTAAAAAAAATGGGTGTCGACATTCTGTGGTTGATGCCGATCCATCCTGTGGGCGAGCTCAATCGTAAGGGAAGTTTGGGCAGTCAATATGCAGCAAAAGATTATACGGCACTAGATCCGTCTTTAGGCACTAAAGAGGACTTTAAGCAACTGGTAGAGACGGTTCATCAAATGGGCATGTATTTAATCATCGATTGGGTAGCAAACCATACTGCGTGGGATAATGTCTGGGTTAAGCAACACCCGGACTGGTATCAGCGCGATGAGCAGGGTCAGCTTTTTCCTTACACCTACGTAGACAGCAAAAAGACCGAATACTGGACCGATGTTATTGGATTAGATTACAACAATAAAGCCTTATGGGATGGCATGTTAGAAGCAATGGCTTACTGGGTAGATACTTTTGATATCGACGGTTTTCGTTGTGATGTTGCTGGGCTGGTACCCACACCATTTTGGGAGTTTGCGACTGAAAAACTCAACCAAAATAAACATCTATTTATGCTAGCCGAATGGTCCACACCAGAGCTGCATAACAAGGCTTTCGATATGACTTACGATTGGGGCTTCTACGACCTTATGGGAGAGATTGCCCAAGGCCGTGCCAAGGCATGCGATATTCCTGACTATCTTGCCAGTTTAATCAGTGTTTACTCGCAAGATGCGTATCGAATGGTGTTTACCACCAATCATGACAAAAACAGCTGGGAAGCAAGTGATAGCGAGTATTTTGGCGAATCGTTTAAGGCTTTTTCTGTCCTTGCGATGACGCTGTACGGCATGCCACTTATCTATAGTGGGCAAGAGTCTTATCTCGACAAACGAGTTGAGTTTTTCGAAAAAGACCCGATTGACTGGAAACAGTATGAACTCTCTGACTTCTACACCAAGTTGCTGCACCTGAAACGAGAAAATGAGGCGCTTTGGAATGGCAATTATGGTGCACTGCCAGAGTTCATTCCTAGTGATAACTCAGAGGTTATCCACTTCGTGCGACAAAAGAACAAAAACCGTGTCGAGGTGTTGATTAACCTATCTCCAAAACCTCAAACCTACCACCACACGGCTCAAGGAACGCTAACGCTCGAGCCATACCAATACATGATTGGTTAA
- the malE gene encoding maltose/maltodextrin ABC transporter substrate-binding protein MalE — protein MKKLSLLSLGVAYALNSVNVAAFDEGQITVWMPLDKGQKGMTYAVEQFEADTGIKVKVEFPESLEERFVQFASVGKGPDVMVFAHDRFGGYAASGLVKEVNPEPSYKAQFEDYAWDATSYNGKLYGYPIAAETVSLIYNKDIIKEPIKHWEELFSLDKQLNEKGIKAIAWDIKNPYFTHPLYSSDGAYIFAQDANGYIPTQTGVNTPAAKNTMAFLKRMIDEGVMSSDMDYAHAESAFNKGKVAMTINGPWSWANMDKMGLNYGIAQLPMFEGKASRPFVGILMAGINTASPNHELAQEFIENYMLSMESLRFMNSQVPIGVPSRKAFSQELADQPRVQAAIKNASNGDIMPNIPQMLGYWHGSSAALTNVIDGRQSIADALNELEQKVLDK, from the coding sequence ATGAAGAAACTAAGTCTATTGAGCTTAGGGGTTGCGTACGCCTTGAATTCAGTCAATGTCGCCGCATTTGATGAAGGACAAATTACGGTGTGGATGCCACTGGATAAGGGACAAAAGGGCATGACTTATGCGGTGGAACAATTTGAAGCCGATACTGGCATCAAAGTAAAGGTAGAGTTTCCTGAAAGTTTGGAGGAGCGTTTTGTCCAGTTTGCCAGTGTAGGTAAGGGACCGGACGTAATGGTTTTTGCCCATGACCGTTTTGGTGGTTATGCGGCCTCTGGATTGGTTAAAGAAGTCAATCCAGAACCTAGTTACAAAGCGCAATTTGAGGACTATGCGTGGGATGCGACCAGTTATAACGGTAAGCTATATGGCTACCCAATTGCCGCTGAAACCGTTTCTCTGATTTACAACAAAGATATTATTAAGGAGCCAATCAAGCACTGGGAAGAGTTGTTTAGTTTAGATAAACAGCTTAATGAAAAAGGGATCAAAGCGATTGCTTGGGACATCAAAAACCCATATTTCACACATCCTTTATACTCTAGTGATGGTGCATATATCTTCGCTCAAGATGCCAATGGTTACATCCCAACCCAAACAGGTGTAAATACGCCGGCTGCCAAAAATACCATGGCGTTTCTTAAACGCATGATTGATGAAGGAGTGATGTCGTCGGATATGGACTATGCTCATGCTGAATCGGCGTTCAACAAGGGTAAAGTTGCAATGACCATTAACGGCCCTTGGTCTTGGGCAAACATGGACAAAATGGGCCTAAACTATGGGATTGCCCAGCTACCTATGTTTGAAGGTAAAGCATCGCGTCCATTTGTAGGCATTCTAATGGCTGGGATCAACACGGCGTCGCCAAATCATGAGTTAGCCCAAGAGTTTATCGAAAACTATATGTTATCAATGGAATCATTACGCTTTATGAACAGCCAAGTTCCTATTGGAGTGCCGTCCCGTAAGGCATTTTCTCAAGAGCTTGCTGACCAACCTCGTGTGCAGGCTGCAATTAAGAATGCGAGTAATGGTGACATTATGCCGAACATTCCTCAAATGCTTGGCTATTGGCACGGCTCTTCAGCAGCGTTAACAAACGTTATCGACGGACGCCAAAGCATTGCTGATGCACTTAATGAACTAGAACAAAAGGTGCTCGATAAGTAG
- a CDS encoding aldo/keto reductase gives MKTKQIKDIQASALGFGCWAMGGTWNNVSDRESIDAVRAAVDHGFNFFDVAPVYGLGHAETVLGQALQGIDRSKVVIATKCGLPWDANNNVTNDLSRTSIFAEVEASLQRLQTDYLDVYQVHWPDPNTQIEETAQALAELRQQGKIRHVGVSNYSLEMTQEMMKGVEVATFQGLYNLLEQNPTHYHNIPLQYQAREEVLPFCQQNEMKYLPYSPLMQGLLTGALKRSGNWDNNDDRCNNPKLNGEAFEPYFNCVEELKALAAEANIPLAHLAIHWLVAQPEVGPVIAGAHTVEQVKANAQFYQSSASDALLAQAEDIVARWQLE, from the coding sequence ATGAAAACGAAACAAATAAAGGACATTCAAGCTTCGGCACTTGGCTTTGGTTGCTGGGCAATGGGGGGAACTTGGAACAACGTATCGGACCGAGAGTCTATTGACGCTGTGCGAGCGGCCGTTGACCATGGTTTTAACTTCTTTGACGTAGCTCCAGTATACGGTCTAGGGCATGCGGAGACAGTACTTGGCCAGGCACTCCAAGGCATCGATCGTTCCAAGGTCGTGATAGCAACCAAATGTGGTTTGCCATGGGATGCGAATAATAATGTTACCAATGACTTAAGCCGAACGAGTATTTTCGCTGAGGTGGAAGCGTCGTTGCAACGTTTGCAAACGGACTATCTAGATGTGTACCAAGTGCATTGGCCAGATCCAAACACACAGATTGAAGAAACAGCGCAAGCCTTGGCGGAGTTAAGGCAGCAAGGGAAAATCCGCCATGTGGGCGTCTCTAACTATTCACTTGAAATGACTCAGGAGATGATGAAAGGCGTTGAAGTGGCGACCTTCCAAGGGCTGTATAACCTGTTGGAGCAAAACCCAACTCACTACCACAATATCCCGCTGCAGTATCAAGCGAGAGAAGAGGTTCTACCTTTTTGTCAGCAGAATGAGATGAAGTATTTGCCATACTCACCATTGATGCAAGGTTTGTTGACAGGGGCACTTAAACGCAGTGGTAACTGGGACAATAACGATGACCGTTGCAATAATCCTAAGCTCAATGGTGAGGCTTTTGAACCTTACTTTAACTGTGTTGAAGAACTCAAAGCTTTGGCAGCGGAGGCCAATATTCCCCTTGCTCATTTAGCTATCCACTGGTTAGTTGCTCAACCCGAAGTCGGTCCTGTTATTGCGGGTGCGCATACGGTCGAGCAAGTGAAAGCCAATGCTCAATTTTATCAATCATCCGCAAGTGATGCGTTACTAGCACAAGCCGAGGATATTGTGGCGAGATGGCAATTGGAGTAA